The following proteins are encoded in a genomic region of Sorangiineae bacterium MSr12523:
- a CDS encoding NAD(P)-binding domain-containing protein, giving the protein MSTSSNAAVTILGLGLMGSALAGAYLAKGHATTIWNRTAGKGDGLVAKGARRAATAAEAVEASKIAIICVLDYETTRAIIEPLAEALAGKLLVNLTSGQPEQARAMAKWAGERGIDYLDGAIMSTPPGIGQAETLLLYGGSRALFDAHRTTLAVMGGGSVHVAEDPGSALLYDIGLLGIMYSTLAGYFTSLALVGADGVSAKTFTPYVEKWLGALATFLTSMGQQVDARDYHGAEATLAMQAVGLNHFIEAHERRGIEPVPIKYVRALVDRAVAEGHGADDLPRLVEYIKKR; this is encoded by the coding sequence TTGAGCACATCATCGAACGCAGCGGTCACCATCCTCGGCTTGGGCCTCATGGGCTCGGCCCTCGCCGGCGCCTACCTCGCGAAGGGTCACGCAACGACGATCTGGAATCGAACGGCGGGCAAAGGCGATGGGCTCGTCGCAAAGGGCGCTCGCCGCGCCGCAACGGCGGCGGAGGCCGTGGAGGCGAGCAAGATCGCCATCATCTGTGTGCTGGATTACGAGACCACGCGCGCCATCATCGAGCCGTTGGCCGAGGCGCTCGCGGGCAAGCTGCTCGTGAACCTCACGTCGGGGCAGCCCGAGCAAGCGCGCGCCATGGCCAAGTGGGCCGGCGAGCGCGGCATCGACTACCTCGATGGCGCGATCATGTCGACCCCACCGGGCATTGGGCAGGCGGAAACGTTGCTCCTCTATGGCGGATCGCGAGCCCTTTTCGACGCGCACCGCACGACGCTCGCGGTCATGGGCGGCGGCAGCGTGCATGTCGCGGAGGATCCGGGCAGCGCGCTCCTCTACGACATTGGCCTGCTCGGCATCATGTATTCGACCCTCGCGGGGTATTTCACCTCCCTCGCCCTGGTCGGTGCCGACGGCGTGAGCGCCAAGACGTTCACGCCGTACGTCGAGAAATGGTTGGGCGCCTTGGCGACGTTCCTAACGTCGATGGGCCAGCAGGTCGACGCGCGCGATTACCACGGTGCGGAGGCCACGCTGGCCATGCAGGCCGTCGGACTGAATCACTTCATCGAGGCGCACGAGCGCCGCGGCATCGAGCCCGTGCCCATCAAGTACGTCAGAGCGCTCGTCGATCGCGCCGTCGCCGAAGGTCACGGTGCCGACGACCTGCCCCGGCTGGTCGAGTACATCAAGAAGCGCTAA
- a CDS encoding helix-turn-helix domain-containing protein: protein MLDVEVIHDPAVAAVALEPMRSRLLAELSEPASAAALSTRVGLARQKVNYHLRALEAHGLVRVAEKRQWGGLTERLLVATASSYVVSPKAMGPAAVDPERATTDRLSASYLIALAARVVREVGDMVVRAREAGKRMPTLSIDTQIRFRSPAERASFTSELTRAVTTLAARYHDETAPGGRPYRFVVMAHPTPQQEKEE, encoded by the coding sequence ATGCTCGACGTCGAAGTCATTCACGATCCGGCCGTGGCCGCCGTGGCATTGGAGCCGATGCGCAGCCGGCTTCTGGCGGAGCTTTCCGAGCCCGCGTCGGCGGCGGCGCTTTCGACGCGGGTCGGGCTGGCGCGGCAAAAGGTGAATTACCACCTGCGTGCTCTCGAGGCGCACGGCTTGGTGCGCGTGGCGGAGAAGCGGCAGTGGGGCGGCCTCACCGAGCGGCTCTTGGTGGCGACGGCCTCGTCGTACGTCGTCTCGCCGAAGGCCATGGGGCCCGCCGCGGTCGATCCCGAGCGCGCGACCACCGATCGCTTGTCGGCCAGTTACCTGATCGCCCTCGCCGCACGCGTCGTGCGCGAGGTGGGCGACATGGTCGTGCGCGCACGGGAGGCCGGCAAACGCATGCCGACGCTTTCCATCGATACGCAAATCCGATTTCGCTCGCCGGCGGAGCGCGCAAGCTTCACCAGCGAGCTAACGCGGGCGGTGACCACGCTCGCGGCCCGTTACCACGATGAAACCGCGCCGGGTGGGCGACCATATCGATTCGTCGTCATGGCGCACCCCACGCCCCAGCAGGAAAAAGAGGAATAG
- a CDS encoding PQQ-dependent sugar dehydrogenase, which yields MKRLVLSTGAWLAFAGCAPSDSADFEGAVTLAAVERHPPVDTCVGTAPYDAWVADPKLCVYVFATGLGRPRQMAFAPNGDLFVNNRSVTVLWDDDKNGTSDATETGTFATAEKINHGLAFSPDGRFLYASSQTTVYRWAYTWGARTASGPPEVVVKNLPGGSLFHVTRTLVFDPRGRLYVNVGAMANVDETEDLWKTRAQVRRFSLPSSIPDGGIDYAEGEVMGSGLRNEVALFVDRRGRLWGAENGREGLTDPDFGDIHDDNPGEEINLIEDRGGPSFYGYPFCWTEFHLAGGAGAGSQWADQTLPEAIRKTDAWCRDARIVRRPVFVMQAHWAPLGLFQYTGHALPFFDDFLVGSHGSIDRTPATGKLIARAKYRYGKIVSVEPIVGEKGPDGNLAQGVPGAPRPVDIRQAPDGAVYYSDDFGGRIFKIGYRR from the coding sequence GTGAAGCGGCTTGTTCTTTCGACGGGTGCATGGCTCGCCTTCGCGGGCTGTGCCCCGTCGGATTCCGCGGATTTCGAGGGTGCCGTGACCCTGGCCGCCGTCGAGCGGCATCCTCCGGTCGACACGTGTGTGGGCACGGCGCCGTACGACGCGTGGGTGGCCGACCCCAAGTTGTGCGTCTACGTGTTTGCCACGGGCCTCGGCCGTCCGCGGCAAATGGCCTTTGCGCCCAACGGTGACTTGTTCGTCAACAACCGGAGCGTCACCGTGTTGTGGGACGACGACAAGAACGGCACCAGCGATGCCACCGAGACCGGGACCTTCGCCACCGCGGAAAAGATCAACCACGGCCTGGCGTTTTCCCCGGACGGGCGCTTCCTCTACGCCTCCAGCCAAACCACCGTCTATCGGTGGGCCTACACATGGGGAGCCCGAACCGCCAGCGGCCCGCCCGAGGTGGTGGTGAAGAATCTGCCCGGCGGGAGTCTTTTCCACGTAACGCGCACGCTCGTCTTCGATCCGCGCGGGCGCCTTTACGTCAACGTCGGCGCCATGGCCAACGTGGATGAAACGGAAGATCTCTGGAAAACGCGCGCCCAAGTCCGAAGATTCTCCCTTCCGTCATCGATTCCCGACGGCGGCATCGATTACGCCGAGGGCGAGGTGATGGGCTCCGGCCTTCGCAACGAAGTGGCCCTCTTCGTCGACCGGCGGGGCCGGCTCTGGGGGGCGGAAAACGGCCGGGAGGGCCTTACCGATCCGGATTTCGGTGACATTCACGATGACAATCCGGGCGAGGAGATCAACCTCATCGAAGATCGCGGTGGGCCCTCGTTTTATGGATATCCATTTTGCTGGACGGAGTTCCATTTGGCCGGCGGCGCGGGGGCTGGCAGCCAATGGGCCGATCAGACATTGCCGGAGGCGATTCGGAAAACGGATGCGTGGTGCCGAGATGCGAGGATTGTGCGCCGGCCGGTGTTCGTGATGCAGGCCCATTGGGCACCGCTGGGGCTATTTCAATATACTGGTCATGCGTTGCCGTTTTTCGATGATTTCCTCGTGGGCTCGCATGGCTCGATCGATCGCACACCGGCGACGGGCAAGCTGATCGCACGGGCGAAATACCGTTATGGGAAAATCGTATCCGTCGAGCCCATCGTCGGGGAAAAAGGTCCCGATGGAAACCTCGCCCAGGGTGTGCCGGGGGCGCCCAGGCCGGTGGACATTCGTCAAGCGCCTGACGGTGCGGTTTATTATTCGGATGACTTTGGCGGGAGGATTTTCAAAATCGGTTACAGACGGTAA
- a CDS encoding alpha/beta hydrolase, with product MRGRWVISGCGLALALQLGGCGARVESPVQKLGGGFEEGVAEVEGIRLHHVQGGKGPTVLLIPGFLQTWYAWRDVMPALVGAGFHVVAVDPRGMGESSRPANGYDTGRVAADLHGLMRKLGHDRYAVVGHDIGAWIAYALAGDHPEVVERLALIEGILPGLLGPSDVFMPEKESVAFWHFMFNRQPDLPELLITGRERTYLGWLFDHWSYKHDAIARDVYAKTYTEPGAISAQLAYYRAFPETMAQNQKRATQKLGMPVLALGGDHAKGNKQLAMVQPLGSDVRGGQLRDCGHFAPEECSGALTEQVLSFLRQ from the coding sequence ATGAGAGGTCGATGGGTCATTTCCGGCTGCGGGCTCGCGTTGGCGTTGCAACTCGGAGGATGCGGCGCGCGCGTGGAGAGCCCCGTGCAGAAACTGGGCGGCGGATTCGAGGAAGGCGTGGCCGAGGTGGAGGGCATCCGCCTGCACCATGTGCAGGGCGGCAAGGGGCCGACGGTGCTCTTGATCCCCGGGTTCCTGCAGACGTGGTACGCGTGGCGGGATGTGATGCCGGCCTTGGTCGGCGCAGGCTTTCACGTCGTGGCCGTGGATCCGCGGGGCATGGGCGAATCGAGCCGGCCCGCGAACGGCTACGACACGGGGCGCGTGGCCGCCGATCTTCACGGGTTGATGCGCAAGCTCGGGCACGACCGCTACGCGGTGGTGGGGCACGACATCGGCGCGTGGATCGCGTACGCGCTGGCGGGCGATCACCCCGAGGTGGTGGAGCGCCTCGCGCTGATCGAGGGGATTTTACCGGGGCTGCTCGGCCCGAGCGACGTGTTCATGCCGGAGAAGGAGAGCGTGGCCTTCTGGCACTTCATGTTCAACCGGCAGCCGGACCTGCCGGAGCTTCTCATCACGGGCCGCGAGCGCACGTACCTGGGTTGGCTCTTCGACCATTGGTCCTACAAGCACGACGCGATCGCGCGGGACGTCTATGCAAAGACGTACACCGAGCCGGGCGCCATCTCGGCGCAGCTTGCGTACTACCGGGCCTTCCCCGAGACGATGGCGCAGAATCAAAAGCGGGCGACGCAGAAGCTCGGCATGCCGGTGCTCGCGCTCGGGGGCGATCACGCCAAGGGCAACAAGCAATTGGCAATGGTGCAGCCGCTCGGGTCCGACGTACGGGGTGGCCAGCTTCGGGACTGCGGGCATTTCGCGCCGGAGGAGTGCTCGGGGGCCCTCACGGAGCAGGTGCTGTCGTTTTTAAGGCAATGA
- a CDS encoding SRPBCC domain-containing protein, whose protein sequence is MPVKKDPSGRRSVEAEVEVPGSPEQVWDAIATGPGISSWFVPSQVEEGVGGTVKAQFGIGDSVSKITEWNPPHKFVATSQDLGENAAAVATEWIVEARDGGTCVVRVVHSWFADTDQWDKDFEGHEHGWREFFRILRFYLTHFRGQHGSLLQVIPMLPEPKDTAWAALMGAIGLPLSPKVGQRIASSKGAPSFSGIVEHVGESAYPESLFVRLDEPAPGLAHLFAMAMGGSVFLIVRLYLFGEKPAATVAREEPAWKAHLASLAETVKDGKMQK, encoded by the coding sequence ATGCCGGTAAAGAAAGATCCGTCGGGACGCCGCTCCGTCGAGGCCGAGGTCGAAGTTCCTGGCAGCCCCGAACAAGTTTGGGATGCCATCGCCACGGGCCCTGGCATCTCGTCGTGGTTCGTTCCCTCGCAGGTCGAGGAAGGTGTGGGCGGCACCGTCAAAGCGCAATTCGGCATCGGCGACTCGGTGTCCAAAATCACCGAGTGGAACCCGCCCCACAAATTCGTCGCCACGAGCCAAGACCTCGGCGAAAACGCGGCCGCCGTGGCCACCGAGTGGATCGTCGAAGCGCGCGACGGCGGCACCTGTGTCGTGCGCGTCGTGCACAGCTGGTTCGCCGATACGGATCAATGGGACAAGGACTTCGAGGGCCACGAGCACGGCTGGCGCGAGTTCTTCCGCATCCTGCGCTTTTACCTCACGCACTTCCGCGGCCAGCATGGATCGCTTTTGCAGGTGATCCCCATGCTGCCCGAACCCAAAGACACCGCGTGGGCCGCATTGATGGGCGCCATCGGCCTGCCCCTCTCGCCCAAGGTGGGGCAGCGCATCGCCTCCTCGAAGGGGGCGCCTTCGTTCTCCGGCATCGTGGAGCACGTCGGGGAGAGCGCCTATCCGGAGTCGTTGTTCGTTCGCCTCGACGAGCCGGCCCCCGGCCTTGCGCACCTCTTCGCGATGGCCATGGGCGGCTCGGTCTTCCTGATCGTCCGTCTCTACCTTTTCGGCGAAAAACCGGCCGCCACCGTGGCGCGTGAAGAGCCTGCGTGGAAGGCTCATCTCGCTTCCTTGGCAGAGACCGTCAAAGACGGAAAAATGCAGAAATAG
- a CDS encoding serine/threonine-protein kinase, whose product MVNSRFTNAHPVDLTGMDGPGVFGLFANRFQMEREAGLGGMGVVYRAIDCHSGRAVALKVLRKTDPTAIRRFEREAEALGTLEHPGIVRYFAHGHSEEGEPYLAMEWIEGESLSARIARAVVSKKPLGVREVVALGHALADALAAAHARGIVHRDVKPSNILLVEGRLEEPKLADFGIVRADSSGSMTTSDVVVGTVGYMAPEQARGADDLDGRADLFSLGCVLYRCLTNAEVFEGNGAVVVLAKLLLHDAPRVSDHRADVPSALDDLIACLLAKEPAERPADAVAVKEELARIAASLDGRAHVDGLAVTWRRHKVRRRFRLRPSAWLGIAVTVLTAGVLSQGMRMRQVAVASEAPSPPMPAGTPVIALPVSPSCAPAAADLYRRGLQAMRQTDWPQANHLLEEASNADPSCPQVYVQRVIVSEGALSRKQQRELLAQAAGFRDALSERDRLLLEVGAAIVGPDAAREKEAYALLDQAARRFPYDAQVLMLASLRAPSIGAGRAELELALERSGAAIAIDPGYADAVQSRARILARLGRFDEELAALDQCLEIAPGAVGCMGTRLAALKRRGQCADAVEQARNWTSWAPDDTSAYRQLAMTLASMRSPRETVLEALRLRWERLPAERRASWEPIERARLAVWQGEFAEGARLADELERRLASSPSSESHMRAAMLGVSIAQEIGDDARAGRLAERAMNKMASWVGSEANNGATFRQEPLLFAAALRGNRLSAQQWRQAGNAWEERTQARLDPFERWLLRWAPAVGSGMDAREAMDGMPATDVQSSVRSTFENLGVLESNEGWLRLEAGDGAAAAPLLESAARTCQSLDYPFVNMRSHLWLGRAKEKLGDVPGACAAYRVVIDQWGASKPPSVTAREAKQRSTSLGCGR is encoded by the coding sequence ATGGTAAACTCCCGGTTTACAAATGCGCATCCCGTCGACCTGACCGGCATGGATGGGCCCGGCGTGTTCGGGCTGTTTGCAAACCGATTCCAGATGGAGAGGGAGGCAGGCCTCGGGGGAATGGGCGTCGTCTATCGCGCGATCGATTGCCACTCCGGTCGCGCGGTGGCGCTCAAAGTGCTGCGCAAGACGGATCCCACGGCCATCCGGCGCTTCGAGCGCGAAGCGGAGGCCCTGGGCACGCTCGAGCACCCGGGCATCGTGCGCTACTTCGCCCACGGGCACTCGGAAGAGGGCGAGCCGTACCTCGCCATGGAGTGGATCGAGGGCGAGAGCCTCAGTGCGCGCATCGCACGCGCGGTCGTCTCGAAAAAGCCGCTCGGCGTGCGCGAGGTCGTGGCACTCGGTCACGCGCTGGCCGATGCCCTCGCGGCGGCGCACGCCCGCGGCATCGTTCATCGCGATGTGAAGCCGAGCAACATTCTCCTGGTGGAGGGCCGCCTGGAGGAGCCGAAGCTCGCCGACTTCGGCATCGTGCGCGCTGATTCGAGCGGCTCGATGACCACGTCGGACGTGGTCGTCGGCACCGTGGGCTACATGGCCCCGGAGCAAGCCCGCGGCGCGGACGATCTCGATGGGCGTGCGGATTTGTTTTCGCTCGGGTGCGTGCTCTATCGGTGCCTCACCAACGCGGAGGTCTTCGAAGGCAACGGCGCCGTCGTGGTGTTGGCCAAGCTGCTCCTCCACGATGCACCGCGCGTTTCGGACCATCGTGCCGACGTGCCGTCCGCCCTGGATGACTTGATCGCGTGCCTTCTCGCGAAAGAGCCGGCGGAGCGACCAGCCGACGCCGTCGCGGTGAAAGAGGAGCTCGCGCGCATCGCCGCGTCGCTGGATGGCCGAGCCCACGTCGATGGACTCGCCGTGACCTGGCGACGGCACAAGGTCCGACGCCGCTTTCGCCTTCGTCCTTCGGCGTGGCTCGGGATTGCGGTGACGGTTCTCACGGCGGGCGTTCTCTCGCAGGGCATGCGGATGCGGCAGGTGGCCGTCGCGTCGGAGGCCCCATCGCCGCCGATGCCGGCAGGGACACCCGTGATCGCGCTGCCCGTGTCGCCATCGTGTGCGCCGGCCGCCGCGGATCTGTACCGTCGGGGCCTGCAGGCGATGCGCCAGACGGACTGGCCGCAGGCCAATCATCTTTTGGAGGAGGCATCCAACGCGGATCCGTCCTGTCCCCAGGTTTACGTTCAGCGCGTCATCGTCTCCGAGGGAGCCCTCTCGAGGAAGCAGCAGCGTGAGCTGCTCGCGCAGGCCGCCGGCTTTCGCGATGCGCTGAGCGAGCGCGATCGGCTTCTTCTGGAGGTGGGGGCGGCCATCGTCGGGCCCGATGCAGCCCGAGAAAAAGAGGCCTACGCGCTTCTCGATCAGGCAGCCCGGCGGTTTCCCTACGATGCCCAGGTTCTCATGCTTGCGTCGCTGCGCGCCCCGAGCATCGGTGCGGGACGCGCGGAGTTGGAGCTGGCACTGGAACGCTCGGGCGCTGCCATCGCCATCGATCCAGGCTACGCGGACGCCGTGCAGTCACGCGCCCGCATTTTGGCGCGGCTCGGACGCTTCGACGAGGAGCTCGCGGCCCTCGATCAATGCCTCGAAATCGCACCGGGTGCGGTCGGCTGCATGGGAACGCGGCTCGCGGCCCTGAAGCGTCGCGGGCAGTGCGCCGACGCCGTCGAGCAGGCGCGGAACTGGACATCGTGGGCCCCGGACGACACGTCGGCCTACCGCCAGCTGGCCATGACGTTGGCATCGATGCGAAGCCCGCGCGAGACGGTTTTGGAAGCACTGCGTTTGCGCTGGGAAAGGTTGCCCGCCGAGCGAAGGGCATCCTGGGAACCCATCGAGCGCGCACGGCTCGCCGTGTGGCAAGGGGAGTTCGCCGAAGGGGCGCGGTTGGCCGACGAGCTCGAACGACGCCTCGCATCCTCCCCATCGAGCGAGTCGCATATGCGTGCCGCCATGCTCGGCGTCTCCATCGCGCAGGAGATCGGCGACGATGCGCGCGCGGGCCGGCTCGCGGAGCGGGCGATGAACAAAATGGCGAGCTGGGTGGGCTCCGAGGCGAACAACGGTGCGACGTTCCGGCAGGAGCCGCTGCTGTTCGCAGCCGCACTGCGTGGCAACCGCCTTTCGGCGCAGCAATGGCGCCAGGCGGGCAACGCGTGGGAAGAACGAACCCAGGCGCGGTTGGACCCGTTCGAACGGTGGCTTCTGCGGTGGGCTCCCGCGGTGGGCTCTGGCATGGATGCGCGGGAGGCCATGGATGGAATGCCCGCGACCGACGTTCAATCCAGCGTGCGCTCGACGTTCGAGAACCTGGGGGTACTCGAATCCAACGAAGGGTGGCTCCGTCTCGAGGCCGGCGACGGGGCCGCCGCCGCACCCCTTTTGGAGAGCGCGGCGCGAACCTGTCAGAGTCTGGATTATCCTTTCGTGAACATGCGCTCCCATCTCTGGCTGGGGCGCGCCAAAGAGAAGCTGGGCGACGTGCCCGGGGCCTGCGCCGCCTACCGCGTCGTGATCGATCAATGGGGCGCATCGAAGCCGCCGTCGGTGACCGCCCGCGAGGCGAAGCAGCGCAGCACGTCCCTCGGCTGCGGGCGTTAG